AAAGGGACGCTGGCGACGGTCGACCTGGAGGCCGAAGGGGCCGAGAGCTTCGGCGCCGCCAAGCTCACCGAGCTTTCCTGGAAGGACCTCTTCGACAGCGATGCCTGCACCTTCTGCAAGCGCTGCCAGGACCGCTGCCCGGCCTGGGCCACCGACAAGCCCCTCTCGCCGATGAAGGTGGTCAACCAGATCCAGGAGGTCGCCTTTGGTCAACCCGAGGCGAACCTCGTCGACACCGCCTCCCGGGACGTGCTCTGGGCCTGCACCACCTGTTTCGCCTGCCAGGAGATATGTCCGGCCGCCATCGAACACGTCCCCAAGATCATCGAGATGCGCCGGCACCTGGTGCTGATGGAAGGGGAGTTCCCCGGCGAGGAGGTGATGACCGCCACCGACCAGACCGAGGTCAACGGCAACCCCCTCGGGATGGCCTTCGCCACGCGGGGCGACTGGGCGCTTGATCTCGGCGTCAAGCCCCTCGCCGAAGATCCCGAGGTCGACGTCCTCTACTTCGTCGGCTGCTACGCCTCCTTCGACAAGCGCAACATCAAGGTTGCCAAAAGCTTCATCAGGCTCTGCCAGGCCGCCGGCATCAAGGTCGGCATCCTCGGCAAGGAGGAGAAGTGCTGCGGCGACCCGGTGCGCAAGATGGGCAACGAATACCTCTACCAGGCCGTCGCCACCGAGAACATCGGGGCGATCCAGGGCTACGGCGTCAGGAAGGTGGTCACCACCTGCCCGCACTGCTTCAACACCCTGGCCAAGGACTACCGGGACCTCGGCTTTACTCCGGAGGTCGAGCACTACACGGTCTTTCTCGAGCGCCTGCTGGAGCAGGGCAGGCTCAAGCTGGCGCCGCCGCAGAGCTTCGCCTGCACCTACCACGACAGCTGCTACCTCGGCCGCCACAACGGCATCTACGAGGCGCCCCGCACCCTCATCCAGGTCGCCGGCGGCCAGCTTGCCGAGATGACGAAAAACCGCGACGAGGGCTTCTGCTGCGGCGCCGGCGGCGGCCGCATCCTCGCCGAGGAGAAGCTGGGAACGCGCATCAGCGAGGCCCGGGCGAAAATGGCCGCCGAGACCGGCGCCCCGCTGCTGCTCTCCAACTGC
The sequence above is drawn from the Desulfuromonadales bacterium genome and encodes:
- a CDS encoding (Fe-S)-binding protein is translated as MEYTREIYWNIGHGAGVLVPMYLLTAAALAILARGFWQRVKVYRQGRALERTDDLAGRLVGALRQALSQAQVLRVPGAGTAHGLFFWGFFLLFIGTCLIVVQADFTDPLFGVQFLKGSFYLLFSVVLDLAGAVAIVMLGGLFVRRYVFRPPGLPMKRDDAISHALLFAILVTGFVIEGARMAVTELGTPLAAWSPVGLLFAKALSGLGDSGLRTLHAGLWWLHLLLALGFIALIPFTKLRHLFTTSANYIFVDRRPKGTLATVDLEAEGAESFGAAKLTELSWKDLFDSDACTFCKRCQDRCPAWATDKPLSPMKVVNQIQEVAFGQPEANLVDTASRDVLWACTTCFACQEICPAAIEHVPKIIEMRRHLVLMEGEFPGEEVMTATDQTEVNGNPLGMAFATRGDWALDLGVKPLAEDPEVDVLYFVGCYASFDKRNIKVAKSFIRLCQAAGIKVGILGKEEKCCGDPVRKMGNEYLYQAVATENIGAIQGYGVRKVVTTCPHCFNTLAKDYRDLGFTPEVEHYTVFLERLLEQGRLKLAPPQSFACTYHDSCYLGRHNGIYEAPRTLIQVAGGQLAEMTKNRDEGFCCGAGGGRILAEEKLGTRISEARAKMAAETGAPLLLSNCPFCLTMFEDGIKGAGLEGQLAPRDIAEVLAERL